TGCTGCAGCTAAGATGCGCTGACGGGTGGAAGTGATTTCAGACATGTTGCTCCCATGTAAGTAAATGATTACTTACATCCTAGATCAGAATCTGAATAAATTCAAGCCAGATCCTGAAAATAAAAGTGATAATTAAATAAAAGGGTGATCTCAATGAAACGCAGTGAAGAACTGGCTCCCCTGTCTCGAGAGCATCTAACGGCTTTGATCCTGGTGTATTGTCTCAAACATGGCCGATCTTCGAACCCGCGCTATCCTTGGCCGGAGGATCCTCTGCGTCAAGGCGCAAAGGCACTGCAAATGTGGCAGGATGAGTTGCATTGGCATTTTGAAGCCGAAGAGCAATTTTTGTTTGCTCCTTTTGAAGCGCAACTCTCTCCTGAATTGCAACGGATCAGTCAGGAATTGCTCAACGAGCATACCCAAATCCGCAAACTCATTTTGGGGCTTGCCAATCAGTCTGAAACCGAGACTGTTAGGGCTTTGATGCAGCTTGGAATTTTGCTCGAAGCCCATATCAAAAAAGAGGAAAAGGTCTATTTCGCGGGATTAGAATCTGAACTGCCAGAGGCTGCCAGAGTCCAGGCTGGGCAAGCGATTTTGGACTTTTATGCCCAACGGGAACCCTTTGTCTGTATTTTTACCGGCGAAAAACGCACTTTGCGCTTCTGAAGCGTACCTTGCGCCAGCGCAAAGATGGCTTTGATTGCATCCTTTATGCTTAATAAAAATTGCGAGGATGGATATCATGCACATGTTGGAGAGCAAGGTGAGTGATCTTTTGCAGGAGGACCCCCGTCGAGCAGCTATTTTTGAAAAATATGCCATTGATTATTGCACTTGCAATCATCTTACCTTGGCTGAGGTTTGTCAAGAAAAACAGCTTGATCCTGCTAATTTACTCAGATCTCTTTCTGAAAAAGCTGATGACAAGGTCGATACATTTGTCTCCATTCAAATCACTGCCTTGGCAAATGATATCGTCAATCGCCACCATCAATATGCCCGTGAACAGGGAACGTGGATTTTGTCACTTTTGGATAAGGTTTGCCGAGTGCACGGCCAGAGAGAATCCCGCCTGACAGCTATCCAAGCGGTTTTTCGGGAAATGAATCAAGATCTACTTCTGCATATGCAAAAAGAAGAGCAGGTACTTTTTCCCATTTGCAAAGAATTGGAACAGGCTCAGGCAGAATTTGAAATGCACTGTTGCGCCTTGGAAAATCCTATTCAGGTCATGCAATACGATCACGATCTTGCCAGTGAGCAGTTGAAACAATTGCAAAGCCTGAGCGATCAGTATACGCCTCCAGAATGGGCTTGTAACTCTATGCTTGCCTTGTATCAGGCATTAAAAGACTACCACTCTGATCTGGAGGTACATATGCACCTTGAAAATAATATACTCTTTCCTGCAGCCTTGCGCAAAGAAGCACTGTTGATGGGCTCTGCCGATCCTTTTCAAGAAGAGCGGCCCTCATCAGGTTTTGAGGGCGGACTGAGCGCCTTCAGGCCAAAAACGGAATAGGCGTCTAAAGGTTTGGTCTGTCCGGCATAAGGCAAGATAAATTGCTCAATAAATTCGGCATCTTCCCCGCAGATACAGCTCTCATGTTTTTCTGAAAACCAAGGACTTTGAAGGATTTCAGAGCGCATTTGAGAGAGAGGTTTTTCAGAAATCCTGCCCAGACTGTATTGCAGAAAATTACAGGGCAGGCATTCTCCATTGGCACTGATGCTCATAAAATTAGTTGCTGCAGGACAGTTGGGAGATGATAGGCTCCCATAGATATCGCGATGAATGAGTTTTTGTCCATTGCTGAGAGTTGGAGAGTCATGAAAGAGTTTCTCGATAAATGCGCTATCTTCGAGGCGCATTAAAAGATCCGTTTGTGCATCCCATTTCCCCACAGGTTCTGCAATTTGAATATGAAAGCGAATATCTTTTTTAAGGGTAAAATCATATAGCATCTGAAACCCTTCAGAATAGAGCGAAGTGCGTGTAACAACTGTCGAAATTCCACAGAGAAGACCGGCCTTCAGGGTGTCTTCAATGGCTTGTAAAACCCTTTGGTGTGATCCTTTCCCACGAATTTTATCGTGTTCTTCAGGAATGCCTGAATCCAGACTGTAGGTAATTTTGTCAATCTGCAGGTCTTTTAACCAGTCTATTCTTTCTGCAGTCATGGCCCAGCCATTACTGATCAGGTTGAGGTAAGTGGATTCTGGGTGTGCGTAGCCAATCAGTGCTTCCAGCCTTTGTGGATCGAGAATTGGCTCGCCACCTTGAAAAATATAATGAAAAACACCCATTTCAAAGGCTTCATCGCAGAGACGTTTGTAAACTGTCAAATCAATTGGTTTTGATTTGACAAAGGTTTCAGCATAGCAATACGAACATTTAAGATTGCAGATTGGAGTAATATCAAGGGCCAGGGTTCTCAGTTGACCCGGTCGATGTGCCGCCTGTCGGGCATGGAGCAAAGGCTTTTGTTCATACATGGCTTCAATTCCTTATTTGTGAAAACATGAAGAAAGGCACCCCCTTGGAGTGCCTTGGCTCTTTTCGTAACTATTTCTTGACAGAACGAATAAAAGCAACCAAATCTTTCAGCTGTTTATCACTGAGAGAAGCATAACCTGGCATAGGGGCTTTTCCTTTTTTGATAAAGGCTGCAATTTGTGCATCCGAGGAACCATAGAGAAATTTACCCTTGCTAAAATCCCGAGGAGCGGGTTTTAAGCTTTTGCCAGCCACGCCATCCCCTTTTCCTGCTGCACCATGACACATCGCACATTGGGCGGTATAAAGTGCTTTACCGGCTTTTGCATCGCCACCGGCAGCCTGGGCTTTCAGGCCCGAAGCTGCTGCACTGAGCAAGACCAGGAGCAGCGTGAATATTGCGTATTTTTTCATATTGTTTTCCTTTCGCGAATCAATAGGATCACTGAAAATTCTGAATCTCAAGATCTTTGCTTTCAGTCATCACTTGGTATCCTAAACTTTGAAATTATCGGCGTCTTTGATTCAGCGCAAACAAACTCTTCTGCTCTTTGATCTTCCGCAAAGTTGAGCCTTGAGAGTGCTGTTAGAATCCCTGCAGATACAAAGATTTTCATGCTGTAAAGAAATTGATGATTTGAAAGGACGAGAAAAATGCGGAAACACATTCACTCTAAAATTTTTGGAAGCTTACTTTTAACAACGGCTTTGGGAACTGGCTTGCTTGGAATTCCAAACACTGCCCAAGCCCAGGAAACATCTTACCAGCTCGCAAACGCAGCCCTGGCAAACTTGCCTGTTGAAAATGCAATTCTGACAACCCCCCCGATGGTTCCTCCTGCGATTAAGCGCAAAACGCCTGCCAAGGTGATTGTCGAACTTGAAGTTCAGGAATTTATTGGCAATCTCGCAGATGGCGTTCAGTATAATTTCTGGTCTTTTGGGGGCAGTGTTCCAGGTAAATTTATTCGGGTACGCGAAGGGGATAGGGTGGAGTTCCACCTTAAAAACCACCCCGATAATAAATCCCCGCATAATATTGATTTGCATGCCGTCACAGGCCCAGGTGGGGGGGCAAAAGCGACGATGACGGCTCCAGGGCATGAAACCCAGTTCACCTTTCAAGCCTTGAATCCCGGCCTGTATATCTACCACTGTGCAGCCCCCCCCGTGCCCATGCATATTGCCAATGGAATGTACGGTTTGATTTTGGTCGAGCCCAAAGAAGGCCTGAAACCTGTGGATAAGGAATACTATGTGGTTCAGGGTGATTTTTATACCAAAGGGAATTTTGGCGAACCTGGTTTGCAGCCCTTTGATATGCAGCGGGGGATTGATGAACACCCCAGCTATGTACTGTTTAATGGCTCTGTCGGTTCAATGGTGGGTGAAAAAGCAATAACCGCTAAAAAAGGTGAAACTGTCCGCCTTTTTGTCGGCAATGGAGGCCCGAATCTGATCAGTTCCTTTCACGTGATTGGTGAGATCTTTGATCTGGTCTATACAGAAGGGGGATCCCTTGCAAATAAAAATGTGCAGACAACCTTGGTTCCTGCCGGAGGATCTGCAATTGTTGAGTTTAAAGTTGATGTTCCTGGGAATTTTATTCTGGTAGACCACTCGATTTTCAGAACCTTTAATAAAGGCACTTTGGGGATTCTCAATGTTTCAGGCGATGCCCAAGCCGATGTCTTTACAGGACAACAATCGGACAAGGTCTATCAGGCCCAGCCTATGCATAAACCCGTGGCAACCACTCCTGCCACACCTCCCGATCAAAAGCTGATGGAGACCGGTAAAAATCTCTTCGTTGCCAACTGTTCTGCCTGCCACCAGACCGATGGGGCGGGAATGCCTGGGGTATTCCCCCCGCTGGCGAAGTCAGATTATCTGATGGCCGATAAGGCCAGAAGTATTGGCATTGCCCTCAAGGGCCACAGCGGCCAACTTTTGGTTAATGGAAAAACCTATGATGGCGTTATGCCCGCCATGACCCATTTGAATGATGATCAGCTTGCTTCTATTCTGACGTATATCCGGAACAGCTGGGGCAATAAAGGCGATGCTGTAACCCCTGCTGAAGTAAAAGCTGTCAGAGCACAGCAGAAATAGAGGTTTTTTTATGTTCCGGCAGGTAAACAGATTGGTTTTTCAGGCTGTTTTAATCGGAGGGTTGGGGCTGCTCTTGCAAGCCGCTCAGGCGCCTGTTGAAATGGTCAAGGTGCCTGCTGGAGTGTTTACGCCTCAATTTTCTCCGCGTCCGGGCCAGAAAGACTTTCAGGTGAAGTCTTTCTGGTTGGATGCCCGCCCTGTGAACCGAGCAGAATTTCTGGAATTTGTCAGAAAATATCCACAGTGGCGTCGCAGTCAGGTTCCCCCCCTGTTTCAAGAAGGCAATTACCTGGCTGATTGGCAGGGCGATCTGAGCTTGCCCTTGCCCAGTCAGGAAGTCAAGCAACCTGAGCTTCAAGCGGTGACAGGGGTTTCCTGGATGGCGGCCCGTGCCTACTGCGATGCGCAGAAAAAACGCCTGCCCAAGCTTTTGGAATGGGAATATGCCGCCGATGAAACAGATCCTGAAAAACTCAGTTGGTACAGCTTGGTAGGGATAGGAATTCCTGTGCAAGCTGGGGTGGCTGCCCCCAATCAGAAAGGAATTTATGACCTTCACCACATGTATGAATGGGTTGATGATTTTAATCAGGTGATCATGACTAATGACAGCCGCGAAGGAGCAGAAAAAGACAACCAGCTCTTTTGTGGCAACAGTGGTTCGGCCACCGATCGCATGAATTATGCAGCTTTTACCCGCTATGCCTTTTGGAGTTCCTTACATCCTTCTTATACCCTTAAAAATTTAGGTTTTCGCTGTGCGCGAGACCTTTGAACCAGGAGCAAGATTATGAAGAAAATATTTTTACTGGGCTTGGTTTGCCTTTTGACTGCCATGCCAGCTTTGGCAGAAGATCACTCTCACCATCACCCTACCAGTCTGCAGGGAGAAAAGCCCACAGGAAAGTCCCTCTATTGGTTAGGCGGTCAGTGGAAGACCCATCAAAATCAAAAGCTTGAACTCAAGTCTTTGAAAGGCAAACCTGTTGTTTTGGCGATGCTTTACACTTCCTGCAAGGCAGTTTGTCCTTTGATTTTAGAAGATGTTAAAGCGATTGAAAAAGGTTTAGCATCTGCTGATAGAGCGAAAACCCAATTTGTGATTGTCAGTTTTGATCCCGAGAGAGATACTCCTTCTGTATTGGCTGATTATGCTCAAAAACACGGCATAAGGGCTTCGAATTGGAAATTTTTACACGGAACCTCAAAACATGTTTCAGAACTGGGGGCACTTTTGGGGGTTCGATTTCAGCCCAATGCCCAAGGGGATTTTATCCATTCCAACCAAATTACCTTGCTCAATGTTGAGGGTGAGGTGGCCTACCAACGTCCTGATTTGAAGGAGCCGCTGACGATTATTCTTGAAAAATTAAAGGCCAATCTGCCTGTATCCCATCCACATCAACATTGAGGTCTTGGCGATGAAAACAGAAGGCTTTCGCAAACAGCACGCAGAAATATTGACTTTGGTTCACCATTTAAAAGCTGATCTCAAAAATTTGAATCCGAGTCTTCATTTTCAAACTTTCAGAAATCAGATCACCCATTTACTTGGAAAAGTTCAAGTGCACCTGACCATGGAAGACCATGTACTCTATCCCATTCTCATGCAAAGTAGGTCTCAAGATCTGTCTTCACTGGCACAGGATTATCAAACCGAAATGGGCGGAATAAAACGTGGCTTGATAAATTTTACACAGGAGTGGACCGCTGAAAAAATGAGGGAGGAGCCTGAAGGTTTTGGTCGTGCTGGCTTCACATTGCTTGCTGAACTTGAAACCCGAATTGAAAGGGAGAATGAGCAACTTTATACACAGTATGATGCCCTTTAAAGCATTGCTTCGAGCAGGCCACCGCCCAAAAGACGGCCCTCAGCATCGTAGATAACAGTAGATTGGCCCTGTCCTACCCGCATTTGCGCTTCGATCAGTTCGACCTTTGCTTTTTGTTCGGGCAAACAGCTGAGTTTTCCTGCGACAGGTTTGGCGCGTGAAGAGAGTTTATAAAAAGCTTCAAGTTCACCCGCTGGTTCAGGGATTGAAACCCAATTGACAGAATTTAGAAGCAGTTGGTTTGAGAGATTCTGTTCACGGGTTGCCACCATCACTCTGTTTTTTTCTGGTTCTACCGCCATCACGAATTGACGCTCAGGGCTTCCTCCGCCCAGACCTTTGCGTTGACCCGGCGTATAAAATACGCGACCCGTATGTTTGCCAATCACCTCACCTGACTGATTGACAATTTCACCCGGTTCACAGGCTTCTGGCGCATTCTGTCGCCAAAAATCTTCAGAGGTGGGCACGACAAAACAAAGAT
This DNA window, taken from bacterium (Candidatus Blackallbacteria) CG13_big_fil_rev_8_21_14_2_50_49_14, encodes the following:
- the nirK gene encoding nitrite reductase, copper-containing yields the protein MRKHIHSKIFGSLLLTTALGTGLLGIPNTAQAQETSYQLANAALANLPVENAILTTPPMVPPAIKRKTPAKVIVELEVQEFIGNLADGVQYNFWSFGGSVPGKFIRVREGDRVEFHLKNHPDNKSPHNIDLHAVTGPGGGAKATMTAPGHETQFTFQALNPGLYIYHCAAPPVPMHIANGMYGLILVEPKEGLKPVDKEYYVVQGDFYTKGNFGEPGLQPFDMQRGIDEHPSYVLFNGSVGSMVGEKAITAKKGETVRLFVGNGGPNLISSFHVIGEIFDLVYTEGGSLANKNVQTTLVPAGGSAIVEFKVDVPGNFILVDHSIFRTFNKGTLGILNVSGDAQADVFTGQQSDKVYQAQPMHKPVATTPATPPDQKLMETGKNLFVANCSACHQTDGAGMPGVFPPLAKSDYLMADKARSIGIALKGHSGQLLVNGKTYDGVMPAMTHLNDDQLASILTYIRNSWGNKGDAVTPAEVKAVRAQQK